The following are from one region of the Sorghum bicolor cultivar BTx623 chromosome 2, Sorghum_bicolor_NCBIv3, whole genome shotgun sequence genome:
- the LOC8058960 gene encoding cytochrome b561 and DOMON domain-containing protein At3g25290, with product MGPRQCLACLPASAQRRRSTCPTGRLPIPVAANRARADPSPVPPRPRPFLIKPTVAARPLHLETPEQGTRHVRAAPGSHSPALTHSHSRGSTHCPNQRKSTPMAVAVAVLAACTLTLLAQAPPAHAAAGGGRCAGESFSANRAYAACNDLPRLGASVHWTYDRATGDLSVAFVAAPAAPGGWVAWAINPTGDGMAGAQALVAGPFSSSGGGGSAGASWAVRTYNVTGYALGEPGPIAFPASDLAAEIGADGRVRVFGRLGLGAAGYGGGVLNQVWQVGAAVSSGGVPAPHAMGADNLAAKAKLDVLRATTTAAAGVDSATRKRNIHGVLNAVSWGVLLPMGAIFARYLKTFQAADPAWFYLHVTCQLMGYAVGVSGWATGIQLGKESKGVTYTDHRNIGIAVFALGTLQVLALFLRPKKEHKYRVYWNMYHHSVGYTVIVLGIVNIFKGMNILGVEQRWRTAYIAAVCVLLIAAAALEAVTWGVVLRRRKAESKTFNSASNGHLPHSV from the exons ATGGGGCCACGTCAGTGtcttgcctgcctgcctgccagcGCCCAGCGGCGCCGATCAACCTGCCCCACCGGCCGTTTGCCCATCCCCGTCGCGGCCAACCGCGCCCGCGCCGATCCCAGCCCTGTTCCGCCCCGTCCCCGTCCGTTCCTTATTAAACCGACGGTTGCCGCGCGCCCACTCCACCTCGAAACGCCCGAACAAGGGACGAGGCACGTCCGCGCCGCGCCCGGCTCCCACTCACCAGCACTCACTCACTCTCACTCCAGAGGCTCCACCCACTGCCCCAACCAACGCAAAAGTACCCCCatggccgtcgccgtcgccgtcctcGCAGCATGTACCCTCACGCTGCTGGCCCAGGCGCCGCCGGCgcacgcggcggcgggcggcgggcggTGCGCGGGGGAGTCGTTCTCGGCGAACCGCGCGTACGCGGCGTGCAACGACCTGCCCCGCCTGGGCGCGTCCGTGCACTGGACCTACGACCGCGCGACGGGGGACCTCTCCGTCGCCTTCGTCGCGGCGCCCGCCGCGCCCGGCGGGTGGGTGGCGTGGGCGATCAACCCGACGGGCGACGGCATGGCGGGCGCGCAGGCGCTCGTCGCGGGGCCCTTCTCctcctccggcggcggcggcagcgctgGCGCGTCGTGGGCCGTCCGGACGTACAACGTGACCGGGTACGCGCTCGGCGAGCCAGGCCCCATCGCGTTCCCGGCGTCGGACCTCGCCGCCGAGATCGGCGCCGACGGCCGCGTCAGGGTCTTCGGGAGGCTCGGCCTCGGCGCCGCCGGCTACGGCGGGGGCGTGCTGAACCAGGTGTGGCAGGTCGGCGCCGCCGTCTCCAGCGGCGGTGTCCCCGCGCCGCACGCCATGGGCGCAGACAACCTCGCCGCTAAGGCCAAGCTCGACGTGCTCagggccaccaccaccgccgccgccggagtcgACAGCGCCACCAGGAAGCGCAAT ATCCATGGAGTCCTGAACGCCGTGAGCTGGGGCGTGCTGCTGCCCATGGGCGCCATCTTCGCCAGGTACCTCAAGACGTTCCAGGCGGCAGACCCGGCGTGGTTCTACCTCCACGTCACGTGCCAGCTGATGGGCTACGCCGTCGGCGTCTCCGGCTGGGCCACCGGCATCCAACTCGGCAAGGAGTCCAAGGGCGTCACCTACACCGATCACCGCAACATCGGCATCGCAGTCTTTGCTCTCGGCACCCTTCAA GTTCTGGCGCTGTTCCTGCGGCCGAAGAAGGAGCACAAGTACCGGGTGTACTGGAACATGTACCACCACTCGGTGGGGTACACCGTCATCGTGCTGGGCATCGTCAACATCTTCAAGGGCATGAACATCCTGGGCGTGGAGCAGCGGTGGCGGACAGCCTACATCGCCGCCGTCTGCGTGCTGctcatcgccgccgccgcgctggaGGCCGTCACGTGGGGCGTCGTCCTCAGGCGCCGCAAGGCCGAGAGCAAGACCTTCAACAGCGCATCCAACGGCCACCTGCCACATTCCGTGTGA
- the LOC8054767 gene encoding auxin-induced in root cultures protein 12, which produces MAYATTTTQHGRASILVLAVALLLASPATRAATGGCEGDKLPAGKSYAHCAALPYLGAKLHWTYDAKTGSLSVAFVAKPAAGAGGWVSWAVNTKGDGMKGAQALLAFKGGASASAYVVNTYNLTGYAPLPAASTAIAYKATDLAADESGGEVRIYGKLQLGPGVEKVNHIWQVGSTVANGAPAKHAFDKANLQAKGTLVLSGAAQPVEAAPAPAPAGGVGASPATKGGGGGAAPSSGGKSAATAYVSAPALTVLALLAGFLLAIM; this is translated from the coding sequence ATGGCCtacgcgacgacgacgacgcagcATGGGCGCGCCAGCATCCTTGTCCTCGCCGTCGCTCTCCTCCTGGCCTCCCCTGCCACGCGCGCCGCCACCGGCGGGTGCGAGGGCGACAAGCTCCCCGCGGGCAAGAGCTACGCGCACTGCGCCGCGCTGCCGTACCTCGGCGCCAAGCTGCACTGGACCTACGACGCCAAGACGGGGTCGCTGTCCGTGGCGTTCGTGGCCAagcccgccgccggcgccggcggctggGTGTCGTGGGCGGTGAACACCAAGGGCGACGGCATGAAGGGCGCGCAGGCGCTGCTGGCATTCAAGGGcggcgcctccgcctccgcctacgTCGTCAACACCTACAACCTGACGGGGTACGCGCCGCTCCCCGCCGCGTCCACGGCCATCGCGTACAAGGCCACGGACCTCGCCGCggacgagagcggcggggaGGTGCGGATCTACGGCAAGCTGCAGCTGGGACCCGGCGTGGAGAAGGTGAACCACATCTGGCAGGTCGGCTCCACGGTGGCCAACGGCGCGCCGGCCAAGCACGCGTTCGACAAGGCCAACCTCCAGGCCAAGGGCACGCTCGTGCTCTCGGGCGCCGCGCAGCCGGTAGAGGCGGCGCCAGCCCCGGCCCCGGCGGGCGGCGTCGgtgcttcgccggcgacgaaggGGGGAGGCGGTGGAGCCGCACCTTCGTCTGGCGGGAAGTCGGCGGCCACCGCGTACGTGTCTGCTCCAGCGCTCACGGTGCTGGCATTATTGGCGGGTTTCTTATTAGCAATAATGTAA
- the LOC8058961 gene encoding 60S ribosomal protein L32-1 encodes MAVPLLTQKIVKKRVKQFKRPHLDRYKCLKPSWRRPKGIDSRVRRKFKGCTLMPNIGYGSDKKTRHYLPNKFKKFVVHNVSELELLMMHNRTYCAEIAHNVSTRKRKEIVERAAQLDIVVTNKLARLRSQEDE; translated from the exons ATGGCGGTGCCGCTGCTGACGCAGAAGATCGTGAAGAAGCGGGTCAAGCAGTTCAAGAGGCCCCACCTCGACCGCTACAAGTGCCTCAAG CCAAGCTGGCGCAGGCCCAAGGGTATCGACTCCCGCGTCAGGCGGAAGTTCAAGGGATGCACCTTGATGCCCAACATTGGATATGGCTCTGACAAGAAGACCAGGCACTACCTTCCCAACAAGTTCAAGAAGTTTGTTGTTCACAATGTCTCTGAGCTGGAGCTGCTGATGATGCACAACAG GACTTACTGCGCTGAGATTGCCCACAACGTGTCCACCCGCAAGCGCAAGGAGATTGTTGAGCGTGCTGCGCAACTGGACATTGTGGTCACCAACAAGCTTGCCAGGCTTCGCAGCCAGGAGGACGAGTGA